From a single Fulvivirga ulvae genomic region:
- a CDS encoding LolA family protein, translating into MKNITFLMIFLLGGLVTFAQNDPQAKEVLDAMSAKYKKIPAYTADITSALINEVDGINDEFGGKITVKGEMYKLEMDDQVVINNGTTVWTYLPDVNEVNIDTYNPDEDEISPSKIYDAYKHGYKYLFVGDETDNGTAVSVIDLVPNDKDAQFFKIRLFITKKDHSLKSWTMFDKSGNKYKYTIKNFNGNISPKDSVFTFDATKYPGVEIIDLR; encoded by the coding sequence ATGAAAAACATCACTTTTTTAATGATATTTTTGCTTGGAGGGCTTGTAACTTTCGCACAGAACGACCCACAGGCAAAAGAAGTTTTGGATGCAATGAGCGCCAAATACAAGAAGATCCCTGCGTATACTGCTGATATAACCTCAGCTCTCATTAATGAGGTTGATGGTATCAATGATGAGTTTGGTGGCAAAATCACGGTGAAGGGTGAAATGTACAAACTTGAAATGGATGATCAGGTAGTGATAAACAACGGCACAACGGTGTGGACGTACCTTCCTGATGTAAACGAGGTAAATATTGATACTTATAACCCTGATGAAGATGAGATTTCGCCTTCCAAGATATATGATGCCTATAAACATGGTTATAAATACTTGTTTGTGGGTGATGAAACCGACAATGGTACTGCTGTATCGGTAATTGACCTTGTCCCTAACGATAAAGACGCTCAGTTTTTCAAGATCAGGCTCTTTATAACAAAGAAAGATCATAGCCTTAAAAGCTGGACCATGTTTGATAAGTCTGGTAACAAGTACAAATACACTATTAAGAACTTTAATGGTAATATATCACCAAAAGATTCTGTATTTACGTTTGACGCGACAAAATACCCTGGTGTAGAGATTATAGATCTGAGATAA